Proteins from one Ketobacter alkanivorans genomic window:
- a CDS encoding WYL domain-containing transcriptional regulator, whose translation MDSRTSKQFEFIELVLAYEGLLTNKRLRETFGITSVQASRIISAYRNAYPRNASPAKGEGRGRYIPTPRFTPGIAALSIDRYFRAVANNRVNIEMEEVRQDFTHMEPKCFRILHGVTAINGAVQVTYRSMNNPAGVERILHPKAFVFAGRRWHLRAFDEATGEHRDFNLARISTAEPVEKDKPTPLDSDWEEYVILQLRPHPRLNSAQEQLIRDELFNGAAGRQVKTRRALVTYVLRDLEVAENPDIQRPPEYQLYLSRIEECPEKVGHG comes from the coding sequence GTGGATTCACGAACCTCCAAGCAGTTTGAGTTCATCGAACTGGTATTGGCTTACGAAGGCCTTTTAACCAACAAACGGTTGCGTGAGACGTTCGGTATTACCAGTGTGCAGGCATCACGCATCATTTCTGCGTATCGTAATGCCTATCCTCGCAACGCTTCTCCTGCCAAAGGAGAAGGCAGGGGTCGCTATATTCCCACTCCCCGCTTTACCCCTGGCATCGCAGCCCTGAGTATTGATCGGTACTTCCGTGCCGTGGCCAATAACAGGGTAAACATTGAGATGGAAGAGGTTCGGCAGGACTTTACCCACATGGAACCCAAGTGTTTCCGTATCCTGCATGGGGTCACGGCTATAAACGGCGCAGTTCAGGTTACTTATCGTTCGATGAATAATCCAGCTGGAGTCGAACGTATCTTACATCCAAAGGCATTTGTTTTTGCTGGTAGGCGTTGGCACCTCCGTGCGTTCGACGAAGCCACAGGGGAACATCGCGACTTCAATCTAGCCCGCATTAGCACCGCCGAACCAGTAGAAAAGGATAAGCCAACGCCGCTAGATTCCGATTGGGAAGAATATGTGATCTTGCAACTGCGTCCACATCCACGCTTGAATTCCGCCCAGGAACAACTCATAAGAGATGAGCTTTTCAATGGCGCAGCGGGACGTCAGGTAAAGACTCGCCGGGCACTTGTGACTTATGTATTGAGAGACCTTGAAGTCGCTGAAAACCCCGATATTCAGCGACCACCTGAATACCAGTTGTACCTATCGAGAATAGAAGAGTGTCCAGAAAAAGTCGGTCATGGTTAG
- a CDS encoding Wadjet anti-phage system protein JetA family protein — MTDLIANLFDRVPERVFRPLGAVDHTRRNWLLLSHLYNDFFAPEADPPDGEGWTQKRVTASIERFLQRWDDEHGADPEELGTPLNVRAHGALKMLTESEWLSVDRVGFTQFIIMRPTVQGLFELLKNFAEQGPEFIGGRVQSIRNNLVQVQADPEANAAVFQLAAKECSALLRMLNTTRMRVREASDYLRQQNTTHIFLERFFGEYISSLYIGDYSDLFSKNHPLTSRWEIIDLVSQISEETESRGKLRAWYRKNLRCRNDEEADYLIDADTSRVLALREVDRLLTRLKDAVTRANDQALGYLEYKVRSQGNFDLWIDQTLDALVRTADSQKEEDLLIAMGWSQGRLLSEAALKLPTVKPLKRKGAVIQKRQLSPEAQARRLVRQIMKGNREVSEAKILAYVDRHLPSGGEIESGSLVVESINDLCVLAAFSRLGLVAERALRNEKKGLVRDKLYRELGRYIEIELTGERFENQYLEAPSVRIRRLQNKGQAYVG; from the coding sequence ATGACTGATTTGATCGCTAATCTCTTTGATCGAGTTCCGGAGCGTGTCTTTCGTCCATTAGGGGCGGTTGACCACACTCGGCGCAATTGGTTGTTGCTGTCCCATCTGTATAACGACTTTTTTGCGCCCGAGGCTGACCCTCCTGATGGAGAAGGCTGGACTCAAAAGCGCGTGACTGCCTCCATTGAGCGTTTTCTACAACGCTGGGACGATGAGCATGGGGCTGACCCTGAGGAGCTAGGAACACCACTCAATGTAAGAGCGCATGGTGCATTAAAAATGCTGACGGAGAGTGAGTGGCTTAGTGTTGACCGAGTGGGATTTACTCAATTCATCATCATGCGGCCAACTGTACAAGGGCTTTTTGAACTACTGAAGAACTTTGCAGAGCAAGGTCCGGAGTTCATCGGTGGTCGCGTACAGTCCATACGCAATAACTTGGTTCAGGTGCAAGCTGACCCTGAGGCGAATGCGGCTGTATTTCAACTGGCTGCCAAGGAGTGTTCAGCGCTGTTGCGCATGTTGAACACCACAAGGATGCGTGTACGGGAAGCAAGCGATTATCTTCGTCAGCAAAACACAACACACATTTTTCTCGAGCGCTTTTTTGGTGAGTATATATCGAGTTTGTATATTGGAGACTACTCCGATTTATTCTCTAAAAACCACCCATTGACATCTCGGTGGGAGATTATTGATCTGGTTTCCCAGATATCTGAGGAGACTGAAAGTAGAGGAAAATTGCGAGCCTGGTATCGAAAGAATCTCCGCTGTCGAAATGATGAGGAGGCGGATTACCTGATTGACGCCGACACCTCAAGGGTACTGGCACTGCGCGAAGTAGACAGGCTACTGACACGATTAAAAGATGCAGTGACCCGCGCGAACGATCAGGCACTGGGTTACCTAGAGTATAAAGTAAGGTCACAGGGTAATTTCGATCTGTGGATCGATCAGACGCTTGATGCTCTTGTTCGCACGGCAGATTCGCAGAAAGAAGAGGACTTGTTGATAGCGATGGGGTGGTCACAAGGCAGGCTTCTCAGTGAAGCAGCTCTGAAGTTACCTACTGTGAAACCACTCAAGCGTAAAGGCGCGGTTATTCAAAAACGCCAGCTCTCTCCCGAAGCTCAGGCCCGGCGTTTGGTGCGACAAATAATGAAAGGTAATCGCGAAGTTTCTGAGGCCAAAATACTAGCCTATGTTGATCGCCACTTGCCTTCTGGAGGTGAAATCGAAAGCGGATCGTTGGTCGTTGAGTCGATCAACGATTTATGTGTTTTGGCCGCTTTCAGCCGGTTAGGACTCGTGGCGGAAAGAGCGCTGAGAAACGAGAAAAAAGGTCTAGTGAGAGACAAGCTCTACAGAGAGCTCGGGCGATATATTGAGATTGAGCTCACCGGCGAGCGTTTTGAGAATCAATATCTGGAAGCGCCATCAGTAAGGATTCGTCGACTTCAAAACAAAGGGCAGGCGTATGTCGGTTAA
- a CDS encoding DUF4194 domain-containing protein, producing MSVNWHRVAERQGTFTVQDFQRAALRLIVDQILYQANAKQRVDYDLIAAYEKEYTEVLDLLGCKLDHNARERYVAAVPTQPDVSKIPLMHTLLALVLRKLYDHHMNRGSLNAGIAGVSLSELETAFKESTGRDLPMKPQTELMAMLDAMKRWGIARAVKADNVGEVTWYVEILPGIQSLITERSLAMLKAHAEVLYEPDGVNPEDTDGGRR from the coding sequence ATGTCGGTTAATTGGCACCGTGTTGCTGAACGCCAGGGAACGTTCACTGTTCAAGATTTTCAACGAGCAGCGCTTCGCTTGATCGTCGATCAGATTCTTTACCAAGCCAACGCAAAGCAACGTGTCGACTACGATCTTATTGCTGCCTACGAAAAAGAATACACAGAAGTGCTTGACCTGCTGGGTTGCAAACTTGACCACAATGCAAGAGAGCGCTATGTCGCGGCTGTCCCCACACAGCCGGATGTCAGCAAAATACCTCTAATGCATACGCTTTTGGCCTTGGTGCTGAGAAAGCTCTACGACCATCATATGAATCGCGGTTCTCTCAATGCCGGCATAGCGGGTGTCAGTCTATCCGAATTGGAAACAGCTTTTAAAGAATCGACCGGTCGCGATCTACCCATGAAGCCGCAAACTGAGTTGATGGCTATGTTAGACGCGATGAAGCGTTGGGGTATTGCTCGAGCTGTGAAAGCCGATAACGTGGGCGAGGTAACGTGGTATGTGGAAATACTGCCAGGGATTCAGAGTTTGATCACTGAGCGATCGCTGGCTATGTTGAAAGCCCACGCAGAAGTACTGTATGAGCCAGACGGAGTTAATCCAGAAGATACTGATGGGGGCAGGAGATGA